Genomic segment of Bacteroidales bacterium:
GCAAAACTCCCAATCCCATTAGGGACGACAGTATGGTAGCAGGAAAATAGCGATAAACCTTGAAAATCCCAACAGGGACGACAGAACGCATTGATTTAATAATATCAACCATTGATAAATTTCTTCATATTGCATATCTTTGTAAGAAAAAAGCCATGGCAATTAAGAGGTCATACACTGCCGTTATTGAAAAGACAAAAGACGGATGGTATGTCGGACAGATTCAGGAACACCCGGAAGCCCTGACACAGGGCAAAACTATTGAAGAATTGGAAGCAAACCTCTCCGATGCACTCAAAGAAGTCCTTGAAATGAAGATTTGCACTCAGCTTGAAATTCCAAGGATAAAATAACAAGAGTAAACCTTCTGTAGGGTTAACCGGCCGGTTAACCCTACAATTACGGATAACCCTACAACTAAGGTCAGCCGATTACTCAGCAATTTTCAAAAACTTCGCAGAGCCTGATATTCCTTCTTCACTTATGATCCGCAATAAATACACCCCATCACTGAGATCGGAAATATCAATCCGGTAAGGAAATGATGAAATATTTCCGAATGCTTTTATTTCCCTTCCATAAAGATCTACAATCGATATTCTAGCTGCCGACTGGGAACTGCGAACTGGGAACTGCCTACTGTCAACTGTCAACTGCCGGCTGGCCGGATTCGGGTATACAGTTACATTGAAATCTGAAAAGCCCAATTCCTCCACCCGTGTCAGGCAATCGAGAGCCGCTTCCAGAATTTCATCCTTTCCCTGCCTGATGCCGGCGATTGTCGGTGAAACGATCGTATCAATTTTTACCCCGTTGCGCTGTTGCTGGTAACCGTCGGCATAATACCAGCCAAGTGAAGTGAAACTCGTAGATATACTACCTGGCAGAGTCAAATCACTTGTGTTACCGTCAGCGCCGGCTGTTTGCGTTCCTATTACTTTAGAATCAGGATGATAACTGAGATACTGGCAGGTATATTCTGCCGAACTTTGTGTTTCCTGGTTCACAAGAATGTACACATTGCCATCATAAGGGTCTGGATTTGACCAGGTGCCTATATTATAGTAATCATTTTGCGGGTAGTACCATCCGGGCAAATAATAATAATTATATGGCGACGGTAACCAGGTTAATGCCGGTTCATAATAGATAGCACTTATAATTGGCCCGGGAAAGAAGAGTGGTGCAAAATCTGCCAGCCATGCATATGGGTAATTTCGAATGTCAAAAATGATAACAGGCGCATCTTTTAGCAAATCATACATAGCAGGCACTTCTTCAGGCATCAGCCATCCCAGGTTCACATAACCATAACCACAATCTGTTATGAAATATGAAGAAGTTAATCCATTATCCTCCTTCCAGCCAAACCAGTAACCTAAAGAAAGCGATCTTAAGGCATAGGCCATATAGGTATTGTTATTGCTATCCAGCAAGGACAGGTCAAGAGTCGAATTATTTCCTCCCAGCATCATTTTATAATAAATATCCCTGTATAATGCGGCTGGGGTGGATGCAGGTACAAAAAGAGATAATGAATCTTCGATTTCCCGGATTGGTATCCCCTTCAATCCAATCAGGATGTCTCCTTTTGATACCCCTGCAATGCCTTCCACCTTTGTTACAACACACAATGTATCAACCCTTGTAAAATAGATTTTCGGAAGGAAATTTCCTCCCCAGAAATAAGCTGATAAAACAGTACTGCTTGTGAATCCATGCGAGTCATTAATCATGGTGACAAGTTTCAGGAAGGTTTTGTGAAAATCCGGGACGGTACTAGCTTGCCGTATCAGGGGTATAAACTCATGCAGGGTGCTGTCCCATGGCTGGTCCATGATATTCCTGTTTGGAGAAAAATAGTTGATCACATTCCAGTAATAAAACATTGTTGTCAAGCGATTCGCTTCATTTGTATAAGTAATTGTCATGGATAAGGGATCATCCCTGAAATCAATGTAACTGTAATAACCTGGAGTTAAATAATCGTTGAACTTCACAAAACAGGTTGATGTATCGGAGTAGATGTAGGTTGAAAAAGTTTCCAGAAAATCCATTACCGGTTGTGAAAAGACAGGATCATCAATCCAGGAATTATCAAAATTAAAGTTGGTATCGGGTTCAGGCCATTGATTTACCGGATAGGAATTATTACCCACTTTGTTAAACATATTGATGAGCGCATCATTGAATTCTTCATTATTGTTTGCTGCCAGCACTTCATTAACGGTCGTATTCAGAAGCGTATCCCATTTGAGATCGCATTTATGCTGGCTGAAGTACTTGAAGTACCCCCATGTTTTGCACAGGCGGTAAAGGCGTCCGTCGGTATCGTCGGGGATTTGGGCAACAGATTGGTTGATAGAAATTGTTGCCAGGAACAGGATAATGGTTGCGATTAATATTTTCATGATTTGGGATTTTTTCACCACGGATTACACTGATTTACACAGATTAAGCACAGATTATTTATCGCTGATTTTCAGGAACTTCACTGACCCAACATTTCCAGAATCATCATTCATCTTCAAAATAAAAACCCCATTCGTTAGATCGGAAATGTCTATCTGGTAAGGGAATAAGGAAATGTTTACGAATTCTTTTATTTCCCGTCCATACAAATCAGCAATCGATAATCTGACCGCCGACCGCCGACCGCAGACCGCCGACCGCCGACCGCTGACTGCTGACTGCCGACTGTCAACCGTCAACAGCCGGCTGGCAGGATTGGGGTAAACACTTATAAGTCCTCCTGAAGTGCTCAACGGCTCGTCTTCTATTCCAACCAATCCTCCTGTAGAGTTCTGCTTGTAGTAAATTTCATAGTTAAAGTCCCGGTAATCTTGCCAGATTACATGTAAAACCGGGCCGGAAACAGCAATAAATGGTCGTTCTGATGAAAAGGAGAAATTGTTTAACTGCATCTCTCCCGCCCATGTTGCTCCACCATCTAAAGACCAATTATAATATATGTCATTGACTCCACCGCGTGTATCCTGCCAGACTATATGCAAGACCGAGTTTGAAAAGACCAGATTAGGGAAAAAAGAACCAGCTGGATTATTCGTTACCTGGATATCTTCCCCCCAGTTTTCACCTCCATCAATTGAACACTTAAAATAAATGTCGTTGAAGGTGCTTCTGTAATCTTCCCATACTATATCCACATTTGATCCTGAAGCGGATATACATGGAAATCGGGAAAGACTTTGATCATAGGTCAACCGAGTTTCAGGTTCCCAGGTCGTACCATTATCAGAGGATTTCCTGTAATATATCTCAAGGTTCCAGTCACGATTATCATTCCATGCAACATACACATCCGTTTGAGAAACGGATAGAGAGACATTGTACGCATCGGGTGAATTTGGTGATAGCCAGGTTTCATCACTCCAGTTTAGTCCTGCATCGGTTGAGTATTTATATAATATCTTCCAGGTCTGCTCGTCCATATCCTTACTAACCCAGGCAACATGAACATAAGAGCCATTGGAAGCAATCGCGGACCAGTAAGAGATCTGCTGGTCTTCGGTTAACCTTATAATTTCACCCCAATCTTCACCTCCGTTCATCGACCGGATAAAACAAATCTCCCAGTTTCCATCAATAAATTCCTCCCAGATGACATACACTAACGATCCGTAAACCGAAACCGACGGATACTGTGAAAACTCCTCAGTGTATGTTAGCCGGATTTCCCCATCCCAATTATATCCACTGTCGGTAGAACGCTTGTAAAAAATCTCCCAGTTATTTTCCGTTTTTTCATACCAGACGACATGTACGGTATCTCCGTTAGTTGCGATACAATGACTTTTGCCAAAATAAAGAAACGATGTGTCGCTGGTTTCAGAGAGCCTGACATCATCTTCCCACTGAGCTTGGGCAAAGCATACCGTCAGCAAAAAAGCAAAAATTAAGAGTAGTCTTTTCATTGGAGTTGGGATTTGGTTAATTAATCACAGAGTAGTAAATATAAGGGTTTTTCGTGGTAAAGTCAAGCTCATTGAGCGAACGGTGCAGTTTATTGAATGAAAGGTGGTTGAGGGAGGGGGAGCGGCAGTTGAACATTTGGCAATTGGACAGTTGGCAGTAGGATCACCTGTAGGGTTAACCGGCCGGTTAACCCTACAACTACGGTTAACCGATCACTCATCAATTTTCAAAAACTTCGCCGAGCCTGATTTTCCTTCTTCACTCTCAACCCGCAAAATATACAACCCATCCCAGAGATCGGAAATATCTATCCGGTAAGGAAATGAGGAAATATATTCAAATTCTTTTATTTCACGTCCATATAAATCAACTATCGATAATCTGACCGCCGACCGCTGACCGCTGACTGCTGACTGCTGACTGCTGACTGTTAACTGCCGACTTGCCGGATTCGGGTAAACATATA
This window contains:
- a CDS encoding type II toxin-antitoxin system HicB family antitoxin, whose amino-acid sequence is MKIPTGTTERIDLIISTIDKFLHIAYLCKKKAMAIKRSYTAVIEKTKDGWYVGQIQEHPEALTQGKTIEELEANLSDALKEVLEMKICTQLEIPRIK
- a CDS encoding S41 family peptidase gives rise to the protein MKILIATIILFLATISINQSVAQIPDDTDGRLYRLCKTWGYFKYFSQHKCDLKWDTLLNTTVNEVLAANNNEEFNDALINMFNKVGNNSYPVNQWPEPDTNFNFDNSWIDDPVFSQPVMDFLETFSTYIYSDTSTCFVKFNDYLTPGYYSYIDFRDDPLSMTITYTNEANRLTTMFYYWNVINYFSPNRNIMDQPWDSTLHEFIPLIRQASTVPDFHKTFLKLVTMINDSHGFTSSTVLSAYFWGGNFLPKIYFTRVDTLCVVTKVEGIAGVSKGDILIGLKGIPIREIEDSLSLFVPASTPAALYRDIYYKMMLGGNNSTLDLSLLDSNNNTYMAYALRSLSLGYWFGWKEDNGLTSSYFITDCGYGYVNLGWLMPEEVPAMYDLLKDAPVIIFDIRNYPYAWLADFAPLFFPGPIISAIYYEPALTWLPSPYNYYYLPGWYYPQNDYYNIGTWSNPDPYDGNVYILVNQETQSSAEYTCQYLSYHPDSKVIGTQTAGADGNTSDLTLPGSISTSFTSLGWYYADGYQQQRNGVKIDTIVSPTIAGIRQGKDEILEAALDCLTRVEELGFSDFNVTVYPNPASRQLTVDSRQFPVRSSQSAARISIVDLYGREIKAFGNISSFPYRIDISDLSDGVYLLRIISEEGISGSAKFLKIAE